The following are encoded together in the Cryptosporangium phraense genome:
- a CDS encoding winged helix-turn-helix domain-containing protein, whose product MLLDPVRLSIVALLAGAEWAEFGFVRDAAKLSDSTLSKRVSQLSDAGYVEVRKGYVGKRPRTWLKLSPPGRTRLTAHIAALQHIATQAATQPSPQ is encoded by the coding sequence TTGTTGCTCGATCCGGTCCGGTTGTCGATCGTGGCGTTGCTGGCCGGGGCGGAGTGGGCGGAGTTCGGCTTCGTCCGCGACGCCGCCAAGCTCAGCGATTCCACCCTCTCGAAGCGAGTCTCCCAGCTCAGCGACGCCGGCTACGTCGAGGTCCGCAAAGGCTACGTCGGCAAGCGCCCGCGCACCTGGCTCAAGCTCTCCCCACCCGGCCGCACCCGCCTGACCGCCCACATCGCCGCCCTGCAACACATAGCCACCCAGGCCGCGACCCAGCCCAGTCCTCAGTAG
- a CDS encoding GlsB/YeaQ/YmgE family stress response membrane protein, which translates to MDYLTAIVFGAIIGIVARILLPGRQPIGIILTVLIGMGAAVAGTWAADRWDIHGSGSLIVRGHHYDWLVLGVQVGIAVVGVAIAALLAKAFSTDDER; encoded by the coding sequence ATGGACTACCTCACCGCGATCGTGTTCGGCGCGATCATCGGCATCGTCGCGCGCATCCTGCTGCCGGGACGGCAGCCGATCGGCATCATCCTCACCGTGCTGATCGGTATGGGCGCCGCCGTCGCCGGCACCTGGGCCGCCGACCGCTGGGACATCCACGGCAGCGGCTCCCTCATCGTGCGCGGCCACCACTACGACTGGCTGGTCCTCGGCGTCCAGGTCGGCATCGCCGTCGTCGGGGTCGCGATCGCCGCCCTGCTGGCCAAGGCGTTCAGCACCGACGACGAGCGCTAG
- a CDS encoding AAA family ATPase: protein MEFRSAADVATRLGETGYLCDDALATVTFLALGMRRPLLLEGEPGTGKTALAEAIAQTLDLPLIRLQCYEGIDATQALYDWDFPRQILHLRALEASGGVDAEQAEKSLYDERFLLARPVLAALRQAPAVLLVDEVDRADDEFEAFLLEVLSTYQVSIPEFGTVTAETPPVVLLTSNRTRELHDALKRRCLYHWIDHPGLEREIEIVRSRAPEVSAALNRQVVTVVQTLRDADLQKPPGVAETLDWARALHLLGVAALDLESAAATVGALVKYREDAEKVRHALDRLLTA from the coding sequence ATGGAGTTCCGTTCCGCGGCCGACGTCGCTACCCGCCTGGGCGAGACCGGCTACCTGTGTGACGACGCGCTCGCCACGGTCACGTTCCTCGCGCTCGGCATGCGCCGCCCGCTCCTCCTCGAGGGCGAGCCCGGCACCGGCAAGACCGCGCTGGCCGAGGCGATCGCGCAGACCCTCGACCTCCCGCTGATCCGCCTGCAGTGCTACGAGGGCATCGACGCCACCCAGGCGCTCTACGACTGGGACTTCCCGCGCCAGATCCTGCACCTGCGCGCGCTCGAGGCGTCCGGTGGCGTCGACGCCGAGCAGGCCGAGAAGTCGCTCTACGACGAGCGGTTCCTGCTCGCCCGCCCGGTGCTGGCCGCCCTCCGCCAGGCGCCCGCCGTCCTGCTGGTCGACGAGGTCGACCGCGCCGACGACGAGTTCGAGGCGTTCCTGCTCGAAGTGCTCTCCACCTACCAGGTCAGCATCCCCGAGTTCGGCACGGTCACCGCCGAGACGCCCCCGGTCGTCCTGCTCACCTCCAACCGCACCCGCGAACTCCACGACGCGCTCAAGCGCCGCTGCCTCTACCACTGGATCGACCACCCCGGGCTGGAGCGCGAGATCGAGATCGTCCGCTCCCGCGCCCCGGAGGTCTCGGCCGCGCTGAACCGCCAGGTCGTCACCGTCGTCCAGACGCTGCGCGACGCCGACCTGCAGAAGCCGCCCGGCGTCGCCGAGACCCTCGACTGGGCCCGCGCCCTGCACCTGCTCGGCGTGGCCGCGCTCGACCTCGAGTCGGCCGCCGCCACCGTCGGCGCCCTGGTCAAGTACCGCGAGGACGCCGAGAAGGTCCGGCACGCGCTGGACCGCCTGCTCACGGCATGA